Proteins co-encoded in one Spirosoma endbachense genomic window:
- a CDS encoding RNA polymerase sigma factor has product MAKASTPISDDEALWKTFTEGDETAFEQLFKRYYSILFQYGRKFSLDTEFVKDAIQELFTELWQRRTFLSHTPSVRNYLYKSLRRKMLRLSTNHPENHELTDEVNQFAVTLSPEQILLDDEFSDLQRQQMTHWLSYLTPRQREAIYLRFYHDMDYDEIASVMTVSNHAARNLIYEALKLLRSRLISITIVLIAALGLDL; this is encoded by the coding sequence TTGGCCAAGGCATCCACCCCAATTTCAGATGACGAGGCCTTATGGAAAACCTTTACAGAAGGTGATGAAACGGCATTTGAGCAACTCTTCAAACGATATTACTCCATTCTGTTTCAGTACGGCCGAAAGTTTTCACTCGATACCGAGTTTGTTAAAGATGCGATTCAGGAATTATTTACGGAGCTCTGGCAACGCCGGACTTTTCTGAGCCATACCCCATCGGTCCGAAATTACCTGTACAAATCGCTGCGCCGGAAAATGCTCAGACTCTCGACTAATCATCCTGAAAATCATGAACTTACCGACGAAGTAAATCAGTTTGCCGTCACTCTCTCTCCTGAACAGATTTTGCTGGACGATGAATTTTCTGATCTCCAGCGCCAGCAGATGACGCACTGGCTTTCTTATCTGACACCCCGCCAGCGAGAAGCTATCTATCTTCGGTTTTACCACGATATGGACTATGACGAGATAGCCTCCGTAATGACCGTCAGCAATCATGCAGCCCGTAATCTGATTTATGAAGCTCTTAAGCTGCTTCGAAGCCGCTTGATATCCATCACTATTGTCCTGATTGCCGCTCTGGGGCTCGACTTATAA
- a CDS encoding imelysin family protein, translating to MRTFILATLVIAGTFVGIQSCTKSTDDQPSANSSFDRKAMLTNLSSNIIIPAYTAFQTTTVTLDGAVTAFNAGPDLAKLTALQAAFQAAYKQWQATSAFGFGPADQANLRVNINTYPADITQINSNISAGTYDSNLLSNLAAKGLPALDYLLFGIGADNNAILQQYTSDSKAGNRKTYLATLSAEMKNQATTVLNAWNSGYTTTFLNATGTDVGSSTGQLINQLVYDYEILKNYEIGIPAGVQSMGTPFPQKVQAYYAKLSVQLALLHIQTLQSIYLGKSAQGDGPGLDDYLTQANAKASNGSSLNDVIKNQFATAIAKLQGLSDPLSDTIKTNQASVTATYTELQKLTVLLKTDMTSSLGILITYGDNDGD from the coding sequence ATGCGTACATTCATTCTTGCCACTTTAGTAATTGCGGGAACGTTTGTCGGGATTCAATCCTGTACAAAATCTACTGATGACCAACCTTCGGCGAATTCGTCATTCGACCGGAAGGCTATGTTAACCAACCTAAGTTCCAACATTATTATCCCGGCCTATACGGCTTTTCAGACCACAACCGTGACGCTGGATGGTGCCGTTACGGCATTTAATGCCGGTCCTGATCTGGCTAAACTGACCGCTTTACAGGCGGCCTTTCAGGCAGCTTATAAGCAATGGCAGGCAACTTCGGCTTTTGGCTTTGGACCGGCAGATCAGGCGAATCTGAGAGTTAATATAAACACCTATCCTGCTGATATTACGCAGATCAATAGCAATATCAGCGCGGGTACTTATGACTCGAATCTACTCTCAAATCTGGCGGCAAAGGGGCTTCCGGCGCTCGATTATCTCCTGTTTGGTATTGGAGCCGATAATAATGCTATTCTTCAACAGTATACTTCGGACAGTAAAGCCGGGAATCGTAAAACGTATCTGGCGACCTTATCGGCCGAAATGAAAAACCAGGCGACTACGGTCCTGAATGCCTGGAATTCGGGTTATACCACTACGTTTCTCAATGCTACCGGCACCGATGTAGGCAGTTCTACCGGGCAGCTCATCAATCAACTGGTCTACGACTACGAAATCCTCAAAAATTATGAGATAGGTATTCCGGCAGGCGTACAATCGATGGGAACACCGTTCCCGCAAAAAGTACAGGCGTACTATGCTAAACTATCGGTTCAACTGGCACTGCTTCATATTCAGACCTTACAATCTATTTATCTGGGGAAAAGTGCGCAGGGCGATGGGCCTGGCCTGGATGATTATTTAACCCAGGCCAATGCGAAAGCCAGCAATGGCAGTTCACTTAATGATGTAATCAAAAATCAGTTTGCTACGGCCATTGCCAAACTGCAGGGCTTATCCGATCCGTTGTCCGACACGATTAAAACGAACCAGGCGTCCGTCACAGCAACGTATACAGAACTGCAAAAACTGACCGTATTACTCAAGACCGATATGACCTCTTCATTAGGTATTTTAATTACCTACGGAGACAACGACGGCGATTAA
- a CDS encoding DUF4856 domain-containing protein, with amino-acid sequence MKKLFLTLTALSAFLVFSASCKKSADDVVAPTYTVPTTYNFTNVDFSESTTRLGMVTEMSNFMKNATTGVLDGQKLKDMFTNSNSPFTTAAYNSSGLQLKDQCFSLLQTDVNRYIDSLTKASQSKLPASRGVAGVGASSANAASKFALTATGVNYAQVFNKSIMGGLICYQIVNNYLDAGISNSVDNSSVITGKGTAMEHNWDLAFGYWGVPIDFPTNKTGAKLWGSYTTQVDSGFHANKIFMDAFLKGRAAISNKDDKTKLELATIIMQAFERVTGAAALQEVKEVKESLSDNMQRNSRLSECYGFVYSLKYNPKRKITDAQIDAILALFPKNFYDLTLTDVNNIRDAIAKQYDFDSVKDIL; translated from the coding sequence ATGAAAAAGCTTTTTTTAACCCTCACTGCATTATCTGCTTTCCTGGTATTCTCGGCGAGCTGCAAGAAATCAGCCGATGACGTTGTTGCGCCAACGTACACTGTTCCAACGACTTATAATTTTACAAATGTAGATTTTTCGGAGTCGACTACCCGCCTGGGTATGGTCACCGAAATGTCTAACTTCATGAAAAATGCTACCACGGGTGTGCTGGACGGTCAGAAGCTGAAGGATATGTTTACCAACAGCAACTCCCCTTTCACAACGGCGGCCTACAATTCATCTGGTTTGCAGTTAAAGGATCAGTGCTTCTCCCTGTTACAAACCGATGTGAACCGATACATCGACAGTTTAACAAAGGCTAGTCAATCAAAGCTACCGGCAAGTCGGGGCGTTGCTGGCGTAGGGGCCAGTTCGGCAAATGCAGCGTCAAAATTTGCCTTGACTGCAACGGGTGTCAACTACGCCCAGGTATTTAATAAAAGCATTATGGGCGGTTTGATCTGCTACCAGATCGTTAATAATTACCTGGATGCCGGAATCAGCAATTCGGTCGACAATTCATCGGTCATCACGGGCAAGGGAACGGCCATGGAACACAATTGGGACCTGGCTTTTGGTTATTGGGGCGTACCGATTGATTTTCCGACCAATAAAACAGGCGCCAAATTATGGGGTAGCTATACAACCCAGGTCGATTCCGGCTTTCATGCGAATAAGATCTTTATGGATGCCTTTTTAAAAGGAAGAGCTGCCATCAGTAATAAGGACGACAAAACCAAGCTGGAACTGGCCACGATCATCATGCAGGCTTTTGAGCGGGTAACGGGTGCCGCTGCTCTTCAGGAAGTGAAAGAAGTCAAAGAATCGCTCAGCGATAATATGCAGAGAAACAGCCGACTTTCAGAATGTTACGGATTTGTCTACTCACTAAAATACAATCCGAAGCGAAAAATTACCGATGCGCAAATCGACGCAATTCTGGCTCTGTTCCCAAAAAATTTCTATGATCTAACGCTGACCGATGTGAATAATATCAGAGACGCTATTGCCAAACAGTATGATTTTGATAGTGTAAAAGATATCCTGTAA
- a CDS encoding response regulator transcription factor, with protein MITVLIADNQTLTREGILTVLSTTKNIQVIGQATSLPELKQMTIRLLPDVILIDIHYDELFTLDSLKLIQEQHKFPNILIVSNKQHRNEILDVINHGIKNYISKECNPDEIIDAIYATANGEKFFCKRTVEILGDKHLSLDHYRESPSLSSRETEIVNLIAEGKTNKEIAEKLFLSIHTIKTHRKNIIKKLGFTFKNASELVLILGSLNDFLI; from the coding sequence ATGATCACAGTTCTGATTGCTGATAATCAGACGCTCACCCGTGAGGGAATTCTTACTGTGTTATCAACTACCAAAAACATCCAGGTTATTGGCCAGGCTACCTCATTGCCTGAGCTAAAACAAATGACCATCCGCCTACTGCCGGATGTTATTCTCATCGATATTCATTACGATGAGCTTTTTACGCTAGATAGTCTAAAGCTTATTCAGGAGCAACACAAGTTTCCAAACATCCTGATCGTATCCAATAAACAGCATCGAAATGAGATTCTTGATGTTATAAATCATGGAATTAAAAATTACATATCAAAAGAATGTAACCCCGACGAAATCATTGACGCCATTTACGCTACTGCCAATGGCGAGAAGTTTTTTTGTAAACGAACGGTAGAGATCCTGGGGGATAAACATCTATCGCTGGATCACTATAGAGAGTCGCCTTCGTTATCAAGCCGTGAAACCGAAATAGTCAACTTAATAGCCGAAGGAAAAACGAATAAAGAAATTGCGGAAAAGCTCTTCTTAAGTATTCATACAATAAAAACACATCGTAAAAACATTATTAAAAAGTTGGGATTCACATTCAAAAATGCCTCGGAGCTTGTTCTTATTCTTGGCTCGCTCAACGATTTTCTTATTTAG
- a CDS encoding FecR family protein: MKYADYQVEDFLTDPEFVEWVKNPEPQSDLFWASFLLDYPSQQATFQQAKSVLLALRFNEEPVADATVKAEWERFRQGITKPQESPDTTKIIPLRPFRQWWWAAAMVAGLLVSMLWWTNRPAPEISYRTTYGQLRRIQLPDGSELTLNANSEVRLPADWSDRPTREVWLKGEGFFHVVKRKGKSQPRFVVHTNELAVEVLGTAFNVRSRRKQADVLLQTGSVRLQLAKSDTVRSLLMRPGDGIHYQLATGQLKRRFVRADQMAAWTKGVLLLDYMTLSDLGQLIEDTYGQKVIIRSPTLARRVLSGSVPTSNERALLEGIAVTLNVPVHIEKDTVVFGN; this comes from the coding sequence ATGAAGTACGCTGACTACCAGGTTGAAGACTTTCTGACTGATCCCGAATTTGTAGAATGGGTTAAAAATCCGGAGCCCCAAAGTGATCTGTTTTGGGCATCGTTCCTGCTTGATTATCCCAGCCAGCAAGCCACATTTCAGCAGGCAAAATCGGTACTTCTGGCCCTGCGGTTTAACGAAGAACCGGTAGCCGATGCTACAGTCAAAGCCGAATGGGAGCGATTCCGCCAGGGAATTACCAAACCCCAGGAATCACCAGATACAACAAAAATTATTCCCCTTCGTCCATTCCGTCAGTGGTGGTGGGCAGCGGCAATGGTCGCGGGCTTGCTTGTTAGCATGCTTTGGTGGACAAATCGACCTGCTCCCGAAATCAGTTACCGGACAACATATGGACAACTACGACGGATTCAGTTGCCCGATGGCTCCGAGCTCACACTCAATGCCAATAGCGAAGTTCGCTTACCGGCCGACTGGAGCGACCGGCCTACTCGTGAAGTCTGGCTCAAGGGCGAAGGCTTTTTCCATGTCGTCAAACGGAAAGGAAAATCTCAGCCTCGTTTTGTTGTCCATACAAACGAGTTGGCGGTAGAAGTACTGGGCACGGCATTTAACGTGCGTAGTCGACGCAAACAGGCCGATGTACTGCTGCAAACGGGCTCGGTTCGGCTGCAATTAGCAAAGTCCGACACCGTTCGATCGTTGTTGATGCGACCAGGCGACGGCATACACTATCAACTTGCAACTGGGCAGTTGAAACGTCGATTTGTCAGAGCCGATCAAATGGCAGCCTGGACGAAAGGAGTACTATTACTCGATTATATGACGCTGAGCGATCTGGGGCAGCTAATCGAAGATACCTACGGTCAAAAGGTGATTATTCGATCACCGACGCTGGCCCGTCGCGTACTAAGTGGCTCTGTGCCAACGAGTAATGAACGTGCCTTGCTCGAAGGTATCGCCGTTACGCTAAATGTGCCAGTGCACATAGAAAAAGACACCGTCGTATTTGGGAATTGA
- a CDS encoding HTTM domain-containing protein, whose translation MVHSVKATLRSWVVGQRHIAPLAVFRMVFGSLMLLSTARFIQKGWVYTFYIKPPFHFTFYGFSGIKPLDSAGMYCLFGLLLIASLLITIGLFYRIAILTFFLCFTYIELIDKTTYLNHYYLVSLIAFLLVLVPAHRYFSIDVLRRPDRTITIVPAWTLNIFKLQFVLVYFFAGLSKLNYDWLLAALPLKLWLPANSHLPVIGPILAQAWVAYAFSWFGALFDLAIGFLLLIKKTRKPAYVLVVVFHLATSLLFKIGMFPYIMIGVTTIFFSGNTHLRLISLLKSGFNSIPTPKVPARVYRSNATQTKLIGAILVLYFTIQVLLPFRYLLYPGKLYWTEEGYRFSWRVMLMEKGGTVFFHVKNPETGRTSEVINAQYLTRLQEDMMATQPDMILQFAHFLAMTYQKNGIKRPIVTAESYVTLNGSGSRLYIDSTINLATEQETFGHKRWILPFSQ comes from the coding sequence ATGGTTCATTCCGTAAAAGCTACACTCCGTTCCTGGGTTGTCGGACAACGGCACATTGCTCCCCTGGCAGTCTTCCGGATGGTCTTCGGGAGCCTTATGCTGCTCAGCACGGCCCGGTTTATCCAGAAGGGATGGGTCTATACCTTTTACATAAAGCCTCCGTTTCACTTCACATTTTATGGTTTTTCCGGGATAAAACCATTGGATTCAGCAGGCATGTATTGCTTATTCGGTCTGCTCCTGATTGCCAGCCTACTCATCACGATCGGACTATTTTACAGGATAGCCATTCTGACTTTCTTTCTGTGTTTTACGTATATAGAACTGATTGACAAGACCACTTATCTCAATCATTATTATCTCGTTAGCCTTATTGCTTTTTTGCTGGTGCTGGTACCCGCCCATCGGTACTTCTCCATTGATGTGTTACGCCGTCCCGACCGGACCATTACGATCGTTCCCGCCTGGACACTAAACATTTTTAAGCTTCAATTCGTACTGGTTTATTTTTTCGCCGGACTGTCGAAGCTCAATTATGACTGGCTGCTAGCGGCTTTGCCCCTTAAACTATGGCTACCGGCTAACAGTCATTTGCCCGTTATTGGCCCAATTTTAGCCCAGGCGTGGGTTGCCTACGCGTTCAGTTGGTTCGGCGCTCTGTTTGATTTGGCAATAGGCTTTCTGCTTCTCATTAAAAAGACCAGAAAGCCAGCATACGTGCTGGTTGTTGTCTTTCATCTGGCAACCAGCCTGCTCTTTAAAATTGGCATGTTTCCTTATATAATGATCGGCGTAACGACCATTTTCTTTTCCGGAAATACGCACCTCAGACTCATTTCTCTTCTCAAATCAGGGTTTAATTCAATCCCAACGCCCAAAGTACCCGCCCGCGTTTATCGGAGCAATGCTACTCAGACCAAACTGATCGGGGCTATATTAGTCCTTTATTTCACGATTCAGGTATTGCTTCCCTTTCGCTATTTACTGTATCCGGGGAAGCTCTACTGGACCGAAGAAGGCTACCGGTTTTCGTGGCGGGTCATGCTGATGGAAAAAGGAGGAACAGTTTTTTTTCATGTAAAAAACCCGGAAACAGGCCGAACTTCTGAAGTCATTAACGCGCAGTACCTCACCCGCCTACAGGAAGATATGATGGCTACGCAGCCAGATATGATCTTACAGTTTGCTCATTTTCTGGCTATGACATACCAGAAAAATGGCATAAAACGGCCAATTGTTACCGCAGAAAGCTATGTAACGCTAAACGGAAGCGGCAGTAGACTCTATATCGACAGTACAATCAACCTGGCAACCGAGCAAGAAACCTTTGGTCATAAAAGGTGGATTCTTCCATTTAGCCAATAA
- a CDS encoding TonB-dependent receptor domain-containing protein yields the protein MNKNVTLLFLFLFTPLLFVNAQTFTLKGLVKTPLGDGVANASVILVQTPYATVCDSAGNFRLKRVKSGDYTLEVSAIGFKSIIRSLSIRESQLINLVLEESVQQLSDVNVRAEKGKTFGITRLKAVEGTTINAGKKSEVIILDDITANKATNNSRQIYAKVAGLNIWENDGAGIQLGIGGRGLNPNRVTNFNTRQNGYDMSADALGYPESYYSPPAELTSRIEILRGASSLQYGTQFGGLINFKLKEGPSSKPIEVTSRETVGSWGFLNATNSIGGTVKKLQYYTFFQHKSGDGWRPNANFNVNTAYASATYTVNPKLALTVQYTYMNYLAHQPGGLTDAEFTADPHQSIRARNWFKVNWNLGAIMLDYQINDHLKFNSRVFGLSASRFALGNLDFINRADPGTPRDLYKDNYTNYGNENRLLYTYKAGNNPQNLLLGVRYYRGFTNRAQGLGNQASSGTATDFTFVNSDDYAYSKYTFPNYNVAVFAENIVRLTNKLSIIPGIRFENIITRADGFYSVINKDQAGNIFFSQQIEEHKNNIRHFLLGGLGLSYSQSQAMQLYANISQNYRAINFNDIRSVNPNIQVDPNLQDERGYSADLGIRGNLSGVLNYDVSLFTINYANRIGTVQKSDPVTFNVYRYRTNVSQSRSLGLESFAELELLHFIDKQNTGTRLSVFTNLALINARYINSDEPAYRNKKVELAPDVIVKTGLSFQHKRFAATCQVAYTSEQFTDATNAVFTANAIDGLIPAYTVMDLSAEYKLSKVFALQSSINNLSNARYFTRRADSYPGPGIIPADARSFFLTVQVKL from the coding sequence ATGAATAAAAACGTTACACTTCTTTTCTTATTTCTATTCACTCCCCTTTTGTTCGTAAACGCCCAGACCTTTACGCTGAAAGGTTTGGTAAAAACGCCCCTTGGGGACGGCGTAGCCAATGCAAGCGTCATTTTAGTTCAGACCCCCTACGCGACCGTCTGTGACTCTGCGGGTAATTTCAGGCTAAAACGAGTCAAATCGGGTGACTACACGCTTGAGGTTTCGGCCATTGGCTTCAAATCGATAATCCGTTCACTTTCTATTCGTGAAAGTCAATTGATCAATCTGGTTCTTGAGGAATCGGTCCAGCAGCTGAGCGATGTCAACGTGCGGGCCGAAAAAGGAAAAACATTCGGTATTACCCGCTTAAAGGCCGTAGAAGGGACAACTATCAATGCCGGTAAAAAAAGTGAGGTGATCATTCTGGACGATATTACAGCCAATAAGGCGACTAACAATAGCAGGCAGATTTATGCCAAAGTAGCTGGTCTCAATATTTGGGAAAATGATGGTGCTGGCATTCAGTTAGGCATTGGCGGACGCGGCTTAAACCCGAATCGGGTCACTAACTTTAATACCCGACAAAATGGGTATGACATGAGTGCCGATGCCCTGGGCTACCCAGAAAGTTATTATTCGCCACCGGCAGAATTAACCAGCCGCATTGAAATACTACGCGGTGCCTCCTCCTTGCAGTATGGAACACAATTCGGAGGGCTCATCAATTTTAAATTAAAAGAAGGTCCTTCCAGCAAACCCATTGAAGTCACATCGCGGGAAACGGTAGGCTCGTGGGGTTTTCTAAACGCGACCAACAGCATTGGAGGCACCGTTAAAAAACTTCAGTATTATACCTTCTTTCAACACAAATCGGGCGATGGGTGGCGGCCCAATGCCAATTTCAATGTCAATACGGCCTACGCGTCTGCTACCTATACCGTGAATCCCAAACTAGCGCTGACGGTCCAGTATACGTACATGAACTATCTGGCTCATCAGCCTGGCGGACTTACCGATGCTGAGTTCACGGCCGATCCGCACCAATCCATTCGTGCGCGTAACTGGTTTAAGGTAAACTGGAACCTGGGAGCCATCATGCTGGACTACCAGATCAACGACCACCTGAAATTTAATTCCCGCGTTTTTGGCTTGTCTGCCAGTCGATTTGCCCTGGGAAATCTGGATTTTATCAACCGGGCCGACCCCGGTACTCCGCGTGACTTGTACAAAGACAACTACACGAACTATGGCAACGAAAACCGGTTGTTATACACGTATAAAGCAGGCAATAATCCGCAGAATTTATTGCTGGGTGTCCGGTATTACAGAGGCTTCACGAATCGGGCACAAGGGCTTGGCAACCAGGCTTCTTCAGGAACTGCCACTGATTTTACATTCGTCAATTCCGATGATTATGCCTATTCTAAATACACATTCCCGAACTACAATGTGGCGGTATTCGCGGAAAATATTGTCAGGCTTACCAACAAATTGAGCATTATTCCGGGTATACGATTTGAAAATATCATTACGAGAGCCGATGGATTCTATTCGGTCATTAATAAAGATCAGGCAGGAAACATATTTTTTAGCCAACAGATCGAAGAACACAAAAATAACATCCGGCATTTTCTACTAGGTGGCCTTGGGCTAAGCTATTCCCAGAGCCAGGCCATGCAACTTTATGCCAATATTTCACAGAATTATCGGGCCATCAATTTTAATGATATCCGTTCCGTTAACCCGAATATTCAGGTTGATCCTAACCTTCAGGACGAACGGGGTTATTCTGCTGACCTTGGCATACGGGGTAATTTATCGGGTGTTTTGAATTACGATGTCAGCTTATTTACCATCAATTACGCGAATCGGATCGGTACCGTGCAAAAATCAGATCCCGTCACGTTCAATGTGTATCGGTATCGAACCAATGTATCGCAATCGCGAAGCCTTGGTCTGGAATCCTTTGCGGAATTAGAACTTCTGCATTTCATCGATAAACAGAATACCGGCACCCGGCTTTCAGTATTTACGAACCTGGCGCTCATTAACGCTCGATACATTAACAGCGATGAACCGGCTTACCGGAATAAAAAAGTGGAACTGGCTCCGGATGTGATCGTTAAAACAGGGTTATCGTTTCAGCACAAACGGTTTGCAGCAACCTGCCAGGTAGCTTATACGAGCGAGCAGTTTACTGATGCTACCAACGCAGTCTTTACAGCCAACGCTATCGATGGATTAATTCCTGCCTATACGGTCATGGACCTTTCGGCGGAATACAAACTCAGCAAGGTTTTTGCCCTCCAAAGTTCAATTAACAATCTGTCCAACGCCCGTTATTTCACCCGACGGGCAGACAGTTATCCAGGTCCTGGAATCATTCCTGCCGACGCCCGCAGCTTTTTTCTGACTGTTCAGGTTAAACTTTAA